GTGCAGAAGAAGTTGAGACTGAAATTACTCAGAGAGACCATTTTAATAATGATGATGTTGATCTTTCCGACACAATAGTTCGAGAAGCTATCCAGAACAGTCTGGATGCTGCCAATGAGCCTGTTGTTGAAGTTCATTTTCGCTTTATTGATAAAAGCAAGGGACTAGATGTTTCTTATTTGCAGGATTTATTAGATGGTCAATTAGAGCATGCTCGAGCAGCTAATTTGGATATAGATACGATAGATTTTGAGTCTCCGGACGCCTTGATTATAGAGGACTTTGGTACTTCAGGTTTAACTGGGGCAACAAATAAAAGGGAAGAAAGTCATTTTTCTGATTTTTGGCGAAGTCATGGGAAATCTCATAAGCATGGGGCTAAAAGAGGAAGGTGGGGACTAGGTAAGCTTGTATATTCGACTTCAAGTAGAGTTGGAGCTTTTTGGGGAGTAACAAAAAGAGGAGAGGATAATGATTTTTACTTGATGGGGCAATCGGTACTTAATACTAGGCATTTAGAGGGTAAATACTATAAGCCTCATAGTTATTTTGCGGATTATGAAAATGAGAATGATGAAAATTTAAGAATCTCTGTGCCAATAAAAGATGAAAAAATTAAAAATAAATTTTGTCAAGTATTCTCTATCGACAGAAGTAAAAATCCTGGGTTATCTATAGTCATTCCTTTTCCTGATAAAGACTTCAAAAAGAATCGAATGATCGATGTGGTAATTTCTAATTACTTTTATCCAATTATTTCTGGAAAGCTGCGAGTTAATCTGGATGGCGTGATAATTTCCAGTGACAGTATTCGATATTTGGCAAGCAAATATTCAGTCGATTTCTTTAAGCAAATAGATCTATTGTTTGACTTCATTGAAACAGCTTCAAATGTGAAAGATGAGGATTTGGTCTTACTTGATTTTGATGAATTCGATGATGGAATCTTGAAAAAGGAGAATTTTGATGAAGATGAACTAGAGAACCTGAGAACAAAGTATAGAAATGGGGAGACTGTTGGTATTAGAGTCAACGCCTCTTTTAGAAAAAAAACTGGTGATAAAAAAAGTTCATTTATTAAACTTTTGATTTCTAAACCAGACAGTATTGAGAGGGGGATAGACCTTTACGTTAGAGGGGGATTAACGTTACCTCAGGAAGAGAAGTTCAAAAGTAGGAAAGCTCTAGGGGTTATGATAGCTGAGGATGAACCCATTTGTGAGTTGTTAGGAGATGCTGAGAACGCTGCACATACTAGGTGGACTCAAAAAACAGAAAAGCTATCAAAAAACTACAAGGCTCCAAATCGGATAGTGAGATTAGCTCAACTTTCATTAACTTGGCTACATGATATATTGGCTGAAGTAATCAACGAAAGGGATGAAAATGCTTTACTTGATTTTTTCTATTTCAGAACTCAAAAGCCAGTAAAGAGTAAAAAGAAAAAAAACAAGTCGCCTATGCAAGTAAATGTTCCTGATATACCCAAGAGAGAGAAGAAAATACATATTGATAAGTATCAAGATGGTTTTTCCATTAAGAATGGGGCTGGGTTTGATGAAAGCTTTCTTCCTTATTTTCAAAGAATAAGAGTGGCCTATGATACCTCCAAGGGGGACGCATTTAAGAAGTATGAGGAGAGCAAAATTAAAGATTTCTCTGTTGGAGCTGGTGGTGATATTGAAGTATTAGAGCAGGAAAATATCGAGATTGTAAAAGCAGAAGAAAACCTATGGGAGCTCATGATTAATGAGTTACCTTTTAGGTTCTCAGTTACTGGATTTGACAGCAATAGAGATCTAAAGATTAGTTTGCCGGATGGGAAGAAAAATGCTGAGAACGATTAATTATACTGGTAGAAAGAAGATAACTCAGCAAGAGATTTCTATAACAATGGATGAAGTGGGAGGAAAAAAAACTTTTGATATTGAGTTTAGAATCCTGGAAGGTTCTTTTCCCGACCATGCATCCTTGTATGTTGAAGCTTATTTTAAAGAAACTAGACAAAGGTTTAGTTTTGGTACTATTGGAAAAATCTGTCCTCCTGAGAGCAGAATTATAGACAAGGTTGATTTTTCAGGAGAAACCTTATTTAAGGTTCTGGTTGTAGATGAATCCAATAGTACAGGTGTTTTATTGGGTGTAGGAAAAGAGCTCAGGGCTGGAAATATTGATTATGTAGATCGAGAAAGTTTAATTTCTGTTGAATCTAGAGATTTGGGGAATGAGCTGTGGAACCTCCAGTTTGATGAATCAAGAAGACCAGTTATTTATCTTAATAGGTCTATTCCCAATGTTATTGGAAGGTTAAGTGAAGACATTACATTTCAGGCACTAGTGCTTCCTGAGGCATTTAGACGAGTTTTGATGTATTGCGTGTCAGAGTCAGACGACTTTGACGACGATTCGTTAGAACGATGGAAGGAGTTTGCAAAAAGGCATTCAGATCGATTTCCGAATGAAGATGAATCTGACGAAGAAAAGTCTGAGTGGATTGAGGAGGTTGTATCATCCTTTTGTAATTCGTTTAGATTTTGTGAGCGGTTTATTTCAGAGAATTATGAAAAATGACTCTAATTAGAAGATTAAATAATATCGGGCTGGAAAAGTTTACAGATTACATTCAGAAATTGAAAGCTGGTGTTGATATACAGTATCCCGAGTATTTGCTGGATTCTATTGAATTTAGTGAAGATTGTGAAATTGATGTTGAAGTTGAGCAAGTGCAATTTAAATCAAGATATGAGCTAGGAAAATATTTGGTTGGCAAATTTGCTGATATAGATATGCAACCGTATTTGGGAGATAGAGGAGTGTGGAGTTGGTTGGCTCTTTTTTGGTTTAAACAGCTTTGCCCCGTAGTGTCAGGAAAGTTTAAACCGAGTGAAGCACACCATTATGTATTGAGCCAATTGTACAACCATCGCCCAAGACATTCAGTTTTATATTCTTGGCAATTGGTAGAGTTACATGGTGAAGATTCGTTGTTTATGTTAGCTAAAAAGCCCTCTGTTAGAGGAGAGCTTAGTGAGCAGTTATTGGCTCGACAATATATTCTCTATTCTAAAGGAGTTATCGCTCTTGCTAATCACTTGTATTTTGATGCTAATACTGAATCTTTTAAAAGGGGGGCAGCTGGACGCGGAAAGGGGGGAGTAACTAGGTTAATTTCCTGGATTCGGCAAATAGACCTTACTTATGATATTTTTAGTATGGAAAAAGAAGACTTTGTTAAGATTCTGCCATCAGAATTCGGTAGATTTTTATCATAGTTTAAGCAAATCAAATACGAGCTCAGCCAATTTAAATGCTAAAAATGGTGGAACGGCATTTCCAACTTGAACGTATTGTTGCGTTCTATTTCCAACAAAAAAGTAGTTGTCTGGAAAAGTTTGTATCCTTGCTGCTTCTCTAACAGTTAGGCTTCGGCACTGCATTGGATCATAGTGAATAAAATAGTGACCATCCTTACTGATATGGCTTGTAACGGTTGTTCCGTGTGAGTTTGCTCGTTGTACTCTAAATCTGTCTGCAAATTTCCCCGAATCAAAGTTTTTGTGAGCAGGCCAAAGTGCTTTGGGTAAGTTATATGATTTCGGTGAAACACCATTTACTTCGGTATAGATGCTGTAGAAAAGATATCGGTGCAGATCTGTCGTGATGTGGCCTCTTGCCTCGTGGTTCACAACGTAAGAACCCAATTGTTCATCTATTAACCAACTTTTCAATTCTGAGTTGATATCTTTAAAAGCCTTTGTTTTCTGTTGGTTGAGATTTTTACCAGTGCTTTCTGGTGAGTCAGAGATTACAGATATATGTTTCAAAAAGCTGTTATAAACGGCTTGGTTTATGTCTTTATTGTTTTTTATTTCGGTGAGTAGTCTTTTATCGTAGTTCTTAATAGCATTGCGCCATTTTTCCAAAGAATCGCCACCTTTGGATAACTTACTTCTTAGAGGGGGTAAGTCAGCAATAACGTCTTTTACTGTTGGTGGTTTTTCTACTGGTTCCAGTAAGTGCCTTTGTGTTTTGCTATCTATATCTTCTCTTACACCTAGTAGAATGACTCTATGGCGAGCTTGGGGAATACCATACTCTTCAGCCTTAATGATGAAGTCTTTCGGGGTGAGTTCTTCCTTGTCTGAGACAAAAGAGTATATGTTGTATTTGTGTTTCTCTTTAATGAACTTTGGTTTGGTGTCTGTGGCTTTACAGGGATCTTGTAAATCGTTCAGTATTTTTCCAAAGATGAGCTCACCATCTACTTTGGCAGACAACATTCCTTTGACGTTCTCCATAACGAATACAAGGGGGTGATACCGGGCAATAATTTTCAAATATTCTTTATAGAGAAAATTTCTGTGGTCTTGTGTCGCATCGTAATTTTTAGATCCAATATTACGAGCTCTACCAACCAGAGAGTATGCCTGGCAGGGTGGTCCTCCAATAAGGATGCAGTTTTCTTTACCTATTGCTTCGTCGATGCATTTAAAGGCACGGGTTTCTGTTTCTTCACCCAAAGTAATACACTGGGCTTCCCGGCGAGCTTCTTCTAATTCATTTTGAAACTTCGGCAACTTAAATAATTCTTGCTCGGGGCTATCTCCTAACTCTCCTTTTAGGAAATCGTAGTATTCAGGAGGAAAAGATGAACCATCAAATTGCCTTAGAAAGGATCTTAAAGTGAGCGTTCTATGTGCGCTTTCTTCTTTTTCTATAGATACGGCAATTTTAAATACATTCTGATTATTTTCTTTTAGTTGAGAAAAGCCTTCACCCAAGCCGCCCGGCCCTGCAAATAAATCAATGATTTTTATTGGCTTTCTCATTAGAAGGAAAATAATGTGAGTGTTTACAAAAGTGGCGCAAGTTTACATTAAATGTATTTGTTTTTTTAGTTTTTAAAAGAGGGATTGTTTAAGTAGCGTTATTGGGGTTTATTCGATGAATAAATTTTATGCAAGTCTTTGGTAATTGATTGGCTTAATAAGAAGAATCCCCACAGCCCATGCTGAGCTGTGGGGATATCTATAACGTTTGGTGAGTTATTTAACGCCGTGCATTCCGCGTTTCAGGATGGGCGAGATAAGGATCATGAATACCCCTACACCAATACCAACCCACATCAGGAATTGGAACAATTCTGTGTAGGTTGCTGCAACTGCGTGGATGTCGTTTAGGTCGGTGTGCTCAGTGTCTACTGCTGCCATTTTACCTAAGCGCATTGCTACGGTTTCTGCCAATGCTGTTGCCAGGAACCAGGTTCCCATTGCCATACCTA
Above is a window of Paraneptunicella aestuarii DNA encoding:
- a CDS encoding DNA cytosine methyltransferase, which translates into the protein MRKPIKIIDLFAGPGGLGEGFSQLKENNQNVFKIAVSIEKEESAHRTLTLRSFLRQFDGSSFPPEYYDFLKGELGDSPEQELFKLPKFQNELEEARREAQCITLGEETETRAFKCIDEAIGKENCILIGGPPCQAYSLVGRARNIGSKNYDATQDHRNFLYKEYLKIIARYHPLVFVMENVKGMLSAKVDGELIFGKILNDLQDPCKATDTKPKFIKEKHKYNIYSFVSDKEELTPKDFIIKAEEYGIPQARHRVILLGVREDIDSKTQRHLLEPVEKPPTVKDVIADLPPLRSKLSKGGDSLEKWRNAIKNYDKRLLTEIKNNKDINQAVYNSFLKHISVISDSPESTGKNLNQQKTKAFKDINSELKSWLIDEQLGSYVVNHEARGHITTDLHRYLFYSIYTEVNGVSPKSYNLPKALWPAHKNFDSGKFADRFRVQRANSHGTTVTSHISKDGHYFIHYDPMQCRSLTVREAARIQTFPDNYFFVGNRTQQYVQVGNAVPPFLAFKLAELVFDLLKL